A genomic window from Pecten maximus chromosome 4, xPecMax1.1, whole genome shotgun sequence includes:
- the LOC117326531 gene encoding uncharacterized protein LOC117326531 — MGVQNEANNHGHTRTDVQNEANSHDHIRTGVQSEANNYGHTRMDVQGEANSRDHTRMDVQGEANSRDHTRTDVQGEANSHGHTRTDVQGEANSHGHTRTDVQGEANSRCHTRTGVQSEANSYSHTRTGIQGEANSRGHTRTDVHCEMNRSITTVAMDTADLSLRHQCPF, encoded by the coding sequence ATGGGTGTCCAGAATGAGGCCAATAACCATGGTCATACCAGGACGGATGTCCAGAATGAGGCCAACAGCCATgatcatataaggacgggtgtccaGAGTGAGGCCAACAATTATGGTCATACAAGGATGGATGTCCAGGGTGAGGCCAATAGCCGTGATCATACAAGGATGGATGTCCAGGGTGAGGCCAATAGCCGTGATCATACAAGGACGGATGTCCAGGGTGAGgccaacagccatggtcatacgaggacggatGTCCAGGGTGAGgccaacagccatggtcatacaAGGACGGATGTCCAGGGTGAGGCCAATAGCCGTTGTCATACAAGGACGGGTGTCCAGAGTGAGGCCAACAGCTATAGTCATACAAGGACCGGTATCCAGGGTGAGGCTAACAGCCGTGGTCATACAAGGACGGATGTCCATTGTGAGATGAATAGATCAATCACAACAGTTGCAATGGATACAGCAGATCTTTCTCTTCGTCATCAATGTCCCTTCTAA